The following proteins come from a genomic window of Heyndrickxia acidicola:
- a CDS encoding LLM class flavin-dependent oxidoreductase yields the protein MKYGFWLPIFGGWLRNVEDEKMPPTFEYAKKVIQSAEKWGYDITLIAELYLNDIKGPEADSLEAWSTAAALAAVTDKIEIMAAVRPGFHNPAVTAKMAANIDQISNGRFTLNVVSAWWEEEARQYGGVFTAHDERYERTEEFLDVLKGLWTEETFSYNGRYYQINNAHLSPKPVQRPNPVLYAGGESERGKQAIVNACDAYVMHGGTVDEVRTKIEDMKERRQRSNQADFQSFGMAAYVICRDTEEEAQAELERITDIKESSGYAGYNDFVTKSQLEQQVKLYDYSVSNRGLRPNLVGTPEQLARRITEYEEAGVDLLLLQFSPQLEEMERFSRKVMPLLSKSHV from the coding sequence ATGAAATATGGTTTCTGGCTGCCCATTTTTGGAGGCTGGCTCCGTAATGTAGAGGATGAAAAGATGCCTCCAACGTTCGAATATGCAAAAAAAGTCATTCAGTCGGCTGAAAAGTGGGGTTATGATATCACTTTGATTGCAGAGCTTTATCTTAATGATATAAAAGGGCCAGAGGCGGATTCATTAGAGGCCTGGTCAACAGCCGCTGCACTTGCAGCGGTAACGGATAAAATTGAAATTATGGCTGCTGTAAGGCCAGGCTTTCATAATCCTGCTGTTACAGCAAAAATGGCTGCTAATATTGATCAAATCAGCAATGGTCGTTTCACCTTAAATGTTGTTTCAGCCTGGTGGGAGGAAGAAGCCCGCCAATACGGAGGCGTTTTTACTGCACACGATGAACGCTATGAAAGAACGGAAGAGTTCCTGGATGTATTGAAGGGACTCTGGACGGAAGAAACGTTTTCTTATAACGGGCGCTACTACCAAATAAACAATGCCCATTTGTCGCCAAAACCGGTTCAGCGGCCAAATCCGGTCCTATATGCCGGCGGAGAGAGCGAACGGGGAAAACAAGCGATTGTAAATGCGTGTGATGCATACGTAATGCACGGCGGAACAGTGGATGAAGTACGCACAAAAATTGAAGATATGAAAGAGCGGCGCCAAAGGTCTAATCAAGCCGATTTTCAATCCTTTGGTATGGCAGCCTACGTTATTTGCCGAGATACGGAAGAAGAAGCACAGGCGGAGCTTGAGAGGATAACAGATATAAAGGAATCCAGCGGCTATGCAGGCTATAATGACTTTGTCACCAAGTCACAGCTGGAACAGCAGGTAAAGCTTTATGATTATTCTGTTTCCAACAGGGGTTTGCGGCCAAATCTCGTGGGAACACCTGAACAGCTTGCCAGGAGAATAACCGAGTATGAAGAAGCAGGAGTTGATCTTCTTTTACTGCAATTTTCACCTCAACTCGAAGAAATGGAGAGATTCTCAAGAAAGGTCATGCCATTATTGTCAAAATCACATGTGTGA
- a CDS encoding pyridoxal-phosphate-dependent aminotransferase family protein has product MLMDRQYLFTPGPTPIPERVKTAMNQSMIAHRSESFSLLLESVSKRLSPIFGSENPVITLSGSGTLALECAVVNTVQEHDDVVVIETGAFGERFSSICESYGARVHKLQIEWGTACQPEKLEQFLQTVNGKIKAVFATYCETSTAVINPIKELGEVISRHTDALFIVDGVSCIGAVPADMKDWHIDILVSGSQKAFMLPPGLAFIALNNRAREAAKNCKTRRFYLDLNRYLASYDTQKTTPFTPPVSLLFGAEEVCSMIEEEGMDQVIQRHLLMKNMVRKGLKALSLPLFVSDAHASPTVTSFKPEQDIVNQIKKQLKEEQSIIIAGGQKKLKGHILRIGHMGYCTPDDILKVLSGLEMVISQIRNENLFGKATSKAKEEWFQHV; this is encoded by the coding sequence ATGCTGATGGACCGTCAATATTTATTTACTCCCGGGCCAACCCCTATTCCAGAACGTGTGAAAACAGCCATGAATCAATCAATGATTGCGCATAGGAGTGAATCCTTCAGCCTCTTGCTGGAGTCTGTTTCTAAACGTTTATCCCCCATCTTTGGCAGCGAGAATCCAGTTATCACACTCTCCGGAAGCGGCACTCTCGCTTTAGAATGTGCAGTCGTAAATACTGTGCAAGAACATGATGATGTAGTAGTCATTGAAACTGGGGCTTTTGGCGAGCGGTTTTCTAGCATCTGTGAATCATACGGTGCCAGAGTTCATAAACTTCAAATCGAGTGGGGAACGGCTTGCCAGCCCGAAAAGCTGGAACAATTCCTTCAGACAGTTAACGGAAAAATTAAAGCAGTCTTTGCTACATACTGTGAAACATCCACAGCGGTCATAAATCCTATTAAAGAGCTTGGGGAAGTCATAAGCAGACATACAGATGCTTTATTCATTGTGGATGGGGTCAGCTGTATTGGGGCAGTACCTGCCGATATGAAGGACTGGCACATTGACATTCTGGTATCCGGCTCACAAAAAGCCTTCATGCTTCCTCCCGGACTTGCATTCATAGCCTTGAATAATCGGGCAAGGGAAGCTGCAAAAAACTGTAAAACCCGTCGTTTTTACCTCGACTTAAACCGCTATCTTGCATCCTATGACACACAAAAAACAACGCCTTTTACTCCTCCCGTTTCTCTTTTATTCGGGGCGGAGGAAGTTTGCAGCATGATTGAAGAAGAGGGTATGGATCAAGTCATTCAACGGCATCTTCTTATGAAAAATATGGTTAGAAAAGGACTTAAAGCTCTTTCTCTGCCGCTTTTTGTGTCAGATGCCCACGCATCTCCAACGGTTACTTCGTTTAAACCAGAGCAAGACATTGTAAATCAAATTAAAAAACAGCTAAAAGAAGAGCAATCGATTATTATTGCAGGCGGTCAAAAGAAACTGAAGGGGCACATTCTGAGAATCGGCCATATGGGTTATTGCACACCGGATGATATCCTGAAGGTGTTAAGCGGACTTGAGATGGTTATCAGCCAAATTCGAAATGAAAATCTGTTTGGCAAAGCTACATCAAAGGCTAAGGAGGAGTGGTTCCAGCATGTATAG
- the serA gene encoding phosphoglycerate dehydrogenase: MYRVLVADSISDKGLRALEEHPQFLIDKIPQIDPEELKNIINQYDVLIIRSRITVTEELLENTQRLRLIARAGVGVDNIDVAAATRKGIIVVNSPGANTIAAAEHTFAMMLALARKIPQAYSSMQVNRWERSKFQGVELFDKTIGIIGMGKIGIEVAKRAKAFQMTVLGYDPFLTEDRAKNLGIKKATLDEIAFHSDFITIHTPLTKETNSLIDRSYLEKVKRGVRIINCARGGIVNEEALLEGLESGIVAGAALDVFVQEPPGPELKHPNLIVTPHLGASTKEAQEKVAKEISQEVIDILEYDSIRNAINMPDISLENQQTMKPYLQLSEQIAQIAIQFFKEAPEKIEVFYHGEIADNDTEVLSRTMIKGILSYHLSDTVNLVNAHHLLKENGLSFAVQRNASKIGFTNYIELKLSNRQRSVSIGGTLLDGIGSRIVKINEYQIDVRPEQNLLYIKHHDIPGVIGRVGSVIGDHQINIGTMQVGRSEIGGEAIMVLTLDKAADDGVLAALKETAAIKDVKLLGLSTGYSFFNKPSWVKV; encoded by the coding sequence ATGTATAGAGTACTTGTTGCTGATTCAATAAGTGATAAGGGCCTAAGAGCCCTCGAAGAGCATCCCCAATTTTTAATAGATAAGATCCCTCAAATTGATCCTGAGGAGTTAAAGAACATCATCAATCAATATGATGTTCTCATTATTCGCAGCCGGATTACCGTAACAGAAGAGCTTTTAGAAAACACGCAGCGACTTCGTTTAATTGCAAGAGCTGGAGTAGGTGTTGATAATATTGATGTAGCCGCAGCAACAAGAAAAGGCATTATTGTAGTCAATTCTCCTGGAGCAAACACAATCGCTGCAGCAGAGCATACCTTTGCGATGATGCTGGCTCTTGCCCGCAAAATTCCCCAGGCCTATTCATCGATGCAGGTTAATAGGTGGGAGCGCAGCAAGTTTCAAGGTGTGGAGCTGTTTGATAAGACCATTGGAATTATTGGGATGGGTAAAATTGGAATAGAAGTAGCAAAACGCGCGAAGGCTTTCCAGATGACCGTTCTGGGATACGATCCATTTTTAACAGAAGATCGGGCAAAAAATTTGGGTATTAAGAAAGCCACTCTTGATGAGATTGCCTTTCATTCTGATTTTATTACCATCCATACCCCATTAACCAAGGAGACGAATTCTTTAATAGACAGGAGTTATCTGGAAAAAGTAAAAAGGGGCGTGCGGATTATAAATTGTGCCCGCGGCGGAATTGTAAATGAGGAAGCTCTGCTTGAAGGGCTGGAAAGCGGTATTGTCGCAGGCGCGGCATTAGATGTTTTTGTGCAGGAACCGCCCGGACCTGAGCTTAAGCATCCCAATCTCATTGTCACTCCTCATCTTGGCGCTTCTACTAAAGAAGCTCAGGAAAAAGTTGCAAAGGAAATCAGCCAGGAGGTCATTGACATACTTGAATATGACTCCATTCGCAATGCCATAAATATGCCTGACATCTCACTTGAGAATCAGCAAACGATGAAACCCTATCTTCAGCTTTCTGAACAAATTGCGCAAATTGCCATTCAGTTTTTTAAAGAAGCTCCTGAAAAAATTGAAGTCTTCTATCACGGTGAGATTGCTGATAATGATACTGAAGTTCTCTCCAGGACAATGATTAAAGGTATTCTTTCCTATCATCTAAGCGATACCGTTAATTTAGTGAATGCTCATCATTTATTAAAAGAAAACGGACTTAGCTTTGCCGTTCAGCGAAATGCATCAAAAATTGGCTTTACTAACTATATTGAGCTCAAATTAAGCAACCGTCAGCGGAGTGTAAGTATCGGCGGTACCTTATTGGACGGCATTGGTTCACGTATCGTAAAGATTAATGAATACCAGATTGACGTTAGACCAGAGCAAAACCTACTCTATATTAAACATCATGATATCCCTGGAGTAATCGGAAGAGTTGGTTCTGTTATTGGGGATCATCAAATTAATATTGGCACCATGCAGGTGGGAAGATCTGAAATTGGCGGTGAAGCCATCATGGTTCTTACACTTGATAAAGCTGCGGATGACGGAGTTTTAGCTGCCTTAAAAGAAACTGCGGCCATTAAAGATGTAAAGCTATTGGGATTGTCTACGGGCTACTCCTTCTTTAATAAACCCAGCTGGGTAAAGGTTTAA
- a CDS encoding HAD family hydrolase, whose product MYETILFDVDGVFLSEDRYFDASALTIWELLYSENYLGLSQEEFNTSYDDEAIRGIRECIFKKDQILKEYKSRGLNANWDMIYITFSYHLVELMAQIKDKETNKIEKWLENEIDYTTLEEMKQVFAVHSCKPNYDAVLHRVKNLKEIGKALILEINKQAEEELGVKTSIFKSKSKLWSICEHISQEWYVGDEWVLTSTGRPAVQTGKQGFLNDEKTLGSPEDIQNLLRFVRESGINVGIGTGRPQLETLKPFQHLNWIEFFDTNHIVTADEVLFAEKEFPESPSLSKPHPFSYLFAWAGKDTALESILKWGLPVQNGEKILVVGDSLADLFAARKMGCRFAAVLTGLSGKSARAEFEMHQADYILDSILDLKELLTARLFS is encoded by the coding sequence ATGTATGAAACGATTCTTTTTGACGTGGATGGTGTTTTTTTAAGTGAAGATCGATATTTTGATGCTTCTGCTTTAACCATATGGGAGCTGCTTTACAGTGAAAATTATTTAGGGCTTTCACAAGAGGAATTCAATACATCGTATGATGACGAAGCAATCAGAGGGATTAGAGAATGTATTTTTAAGAAAGACCAGATTTTAAAAGAATATAAATCACGTGGACTTAATGCCAATTGGGATATGATCTATATAACTTTTTCCTATCACTTGGTAGAATTAATGGCTCAAATAAAAGATAAAGAGACAAATAAGATAGAAAAATGGCTGGAAAATGAGATTGACTATACTACATTGGAAGAAATGAAACAGGTATTTGCTGTGCATTCCTGTAAACCTAATTATGACGCTGTTTTGCATCGTGTGAAAAACTTAAAGGAAATAGGAAAAGCGCTCATACTGGAGATTAATAAGCAGGCTGAAGAAGAACTTGGAGTAAAAACGTCTATTTTCAAATCTAAAAGTAAGCTCTGGAGTATATGTGAGCATATTTCACAGGAGTGGTATGTCGGAGATGAATGGGTCCTAACTTCTACCGGAAGGCCTGCTGTTCAAACAGGAAAACAAGGATTTTTAAACGATGAGAAGACGTTGGGGTCACCTGAAGACATTCAAAACTTGCTTCGTTTTGTTAGAGAATCGGGTATTAATGTCGGGATTGGAACAGGAAGACCACAATTAGAGACCTTAAAACCGTTTCAGCATCTGAATTGGATTGAATTTTTTGATACAAATCATATTGTGACCGCAGATGAAGTGCTATTTGCTGAAAAAGAATTTCCTGAAAGTCCATCACTATCAAAGCCGCATCCTTTTTCGTATTTATTTGCATGGGCTGGGAAGGATACTGCTTTAGAGAGTATTCTAAAGTGGGGGCTGCCGGTCCAAAATGGAGAAAAAATCTTAGTTGTAGGTGATTCACTTGCCGACCTTTTTGCGGCAAGGAAAATGGGGTGCCGTTTCGCCGCCGTACTGACGGGTTTATCAGGAAAAAGCGCTAGAGCAGAGTTTGAAATGCATCAAGCTGATTATATACTTGACTCAATTCTGGATTTAAAAGAGCTTCTTACTGCAAGGCTCTTTTCGTAA
- a CDS encoding NAD(P)-dependent oxidoreductase, translating into MIGFIGLGIMGSRMASNLLDKGFDLIVYNRTRDKANELLEKGAKWADSPKELAQKADIVFTMLANPEIVEKLATGEEGFLSGMREGALWVDSSTVNPSFSRKMAQEAFTRGLRFLDAPVTGSLKPAELGELVFLVGGNEEDLEEVKPYLNAMGKSIQHLGENGKGSSMKIIINLMLAQNMAVFSEAVSLGEALGLEKEMVMETILNGPTAAPSLKLKKDKILSNQFDPEFPLEHIQKDLQLVSISAFEKNLAMPVANVTKEVYALAKQQGLSKKDFSAIYSFLSNSKTE; encoded by the coding sequence ATGATAGGTTTTATTGGTTTAGGTATTATGGGCAGCAGAATGGCCTCTAATCTATTAGATAAAGGCTTTGACCTTATCGTTTATAATCGTACAAGGGACAAGGCAAATGAGCTGTTGGAAAAAGGGGCAAAGTGGGCTGACTCCCCTAAAGAACTGGCTCAAAAAGCGGATATTGTTTTTACTATGCTTGCAAATCCGGAGATTGTAGAAAAATTGGCGACAGGAGAAGAAGGGTTCCTGTCTGGTATGAGAGAAGGAGCTCTTTGGGTGGACTCTAGCACCGTTAACCCGTCTTTTTCAAGAAAAATGGCACAAGAAGCATTCACACGCGGCCTCCGCTTCCTAGATGCTCCAGTAACCGGTTCATTAAAGCCTGCAGAGCTTGGAGAACTTGTCTTCCTTGTGGGGGGAAATGAAGAAGATTTAGAAGAAGTAAAGCCTTATTTAAATGCCATGGGAAAATCTATTCAGCACCTTGGTGAAAATGGAAAAGGCTCTTCTATGAAGATCATTATCAACCTGATGCTCGCTCAAAACATGGCTGTCTTTTCAGAAGCCGTTTCTTTAGGTGAAGCCCTGGGACTTGAAAAAGAAATGGTAATGGAAACCATTTTGAACGGTCCAACAGCAGCACCCAGCTTAAAGCTGAAAAAGGATAAGATTTTGTCCAATCAATTTGATCCTGAATTTCCTTTGGAGCATATCCAAAAAGATCTCCAGCTTGTCTCCATTTCTGCATTTGAAAAAAACTTGGCAATGCCTGTTGCCAATGTCACCAAGGAAGTATATGCGCTTGCAAAACAGCAGGGTTTAAGCAAAAAAGACTTTTCAGCCATTTATTCGTTTCTTTCAAATAGTAAAACAGAATAA
- the dltD gene encoding D-alanyl-lipoteichoic acid biosynthesis protein DltD — translation MKKYSFGPLLLALLLFLVFIFMPNSWIGSLITDKKVTASATALNPLMFQGKYLQERAIESNKYYPIYGSSELSRMDPFHPSDYFAVNNKGFTPFLVGRGGTQSLVNFLSLSQNADKLRGKKIVFIVSPQWFHTSGTDEAHFAPNYSILQGYELAFNKSLSSDVKKRAMKRLLKFKEVKNDFMLSTLYRAQVNGSNTDKMKADLVRPAAYLYKALLEKKDLYYSLYPSKQPTRVIRPSLVKNKSWKQLEKAAAKYAKPRTGRNNPYFIDNNIYKHSVKPVLKKYKNINKHYSYVKSVEYGDFQLVLDMLKQAGAKPIFVSIPVNGRWYDYTGFPRKNLNAYYKKINAQIKREGFPVLDLTKHAYEPYFFKDSMHISYKGWVYVDKAMQEQWAKK, via the coding sequence ATGAAAAAATATTCGTTTGGCCCGCTTTTACTAGCACTTCTTTTATTTTTAGTGTTTATATTTATGCCGAATAGCTGGATTGGCAGCTTAATTACAGACAAAAAAGTAACAGCTTCTGCAACAGCTTTAAACCCGTTAATGTTCCAAGGAAAGTACCTGCAAGAAAGAGCCATTGAAAGCAACAAGTATTACCCAATCTACGGGTCATCTGAGTTATCAAGGATGGATCCTTTTCATCCTTCTGATTATTTTGCCGTAAACAATAAGGGGTTTACACCTTTTTTGGTCGGCAGAGGAGGCACCCAGTCACTTGTTAATTTTCTAAGCCTTTCACAAAATGCTGATAAATTGAGAGGAAAGAAGATTGTGTTCATTGTATCTCCACAGTGGTTTCATACAAGTGGAACGGATGAGGCACACTTTGCACCCAATTACTCAATCCTTCAAGGTTATGAATTAGCATTTAACAAAAGCTTAAGCTCCGACGTAAAGAAAAGGGCAATGAAAAGGTTGTTGAAATTTAAAGAAGTAAAGAATGACTTTATGCTGTCTACTCTTTACCGTGCACAAGTTAATGGCTCAAATACGGATAAGATGAAGGCTGATTTGGTCAGACCTGCTGCCTATTTGTATAAAGCACTGCTTGAAAAGAAGGATTTATATTATTCGTTATATCCATCAAAGCAGCCTACCCGTGTAATTAGGCCGTCATTAGTGAAAAATAAATCCTGGAAACAATTAGAAAAAGCAGCAGCGAAATATGCTAAGCCAAGAACAGGAAGAAATAACCCTTATTTTATAGATAATAACATCTATAAACATTCGGTAAAGCCTGTATTAAAGAAATATAAGAACATTAATAAGCATTATAGCTATGTAAAGTCTGTGGAATATGGAGACTTTCAATTAGTGCTTGATATGTTGAAGCAGGCAGGGGCAAAACCTATTTTTGTCAGTATTCCGGTGAATGGGCGCTGGTATGATTACACTGGTTTCCCTAGAAAAAACCTGAATGCTTATTATAAAAAAATCAATGCACAGATTAAACGGGAAGGCTTCCCAGTTCTTGATTTAACCAAGCACGCGTATGAACCTTATTTCTTTAAGGACAGCATGCACATCTCCTATAAAGGATGGGTATATGTTGATAAGGCCATGCAGGAGCAGTGGGCTAAGAAATAA
- the dltC gene encoding D-alanine--poly(phosphoribitol) ligase subunit DltC encodes MEKQDVIQLIAEVCQDDVVKEEPNIDLFDSGLLDSFGTINLLVEIDDRFGINIPITEFNREEWNTPNHIAEKLAELK; translated from the coding sequence ATGGAAAAACAAGATGTTATTCAACTAATTGCTGAAGTTTGCCAGGACGATGTCGTAAAGGAAGAGCCTAATATAGACTTATTTGATTCTGGCTTATTGGATTCATTTGGAACAATTAATTTGCTTGTTGAGATTGATGATCGCTTCGGGATTAATATTCCTATTACGGAATTTAACCGTGAGGAGTGGAACACACCGAATCATATTGCAGAGAAGCTAGCTGAATTGAAATGA
- the dltB gene encoding D-alanyl-lipoteichoic acid biosynthesis protein DltB gives MTPYETFLFFFIVLILLAPTIILGLFGKSSRIYNMLITLIFLAIIFYHKNNYLEITSLIIFTIWQVTLIKIYWNYRQKDNRTSVFVVFTAATILPLFLVKLFPVLGITNLFGFLGVSYVSFRAIQMIIETRDGLIKSNISVIDLLYFMLFFPTISSGPIDRYRRFEKDHRSVPTSEEYKELLYLAINKIFLGFLYKFIIAYLIHRNILTYYDTHSVHHTHPIEARIIYMYAYSMYLFFDFAGYSNFAIAVSYLMGIRSPENFNLPFISRNIKDFWNRWHMTLSFWFRDYIYMRFVLWMTKKRWIKNRYTVSNMGYTLLFLTMGFWHGFALQYIIYGLYHAALMCGFDYFDRLNKKHKFWPKNRVTHVISIIITFHFICFGFYIFSGQLFR, from the coding sequence ATGACACCCTATGAAACATTTCTGTTTTTCTTTATTGTCTTAATTCTGTTAGCTCCTACTATAATACTTGGTTTATTCGGTAAGAGCTCTCGAATTTATAACATGCTTATTACCTTGATTTTTCTGGCTATAATCTTTTATCACAAGAACAACTATCTTGAAATTACATCCCTGATTATATTCACTATTTGGCAGGTAACTCTAATTAAAATTTATTGGAATTACAGGCAAAAGGATAACCGGACATCTGTATTTGTTGTTTTTACAGCGGCAACGATTCTCCCGTTATTCCTTGTTAAGCTTTTTCCGGTCTTAGGAATAACAAATCTTTTTGGATTTTTAGGCGTATCCTATGTTTCGTTTAGAGCGATTCAAATGATTATTGAAACAAGAGATGGGTTAATAAAATCCAATATTTCAGTGATTGATCTTTTGTATTTCATGCTGTTTTTCCCGACTATATCCTCGGGACCGATTGACCGTTATCGAAGGTTTGAAAAGGATCACAGGTCCGTACCAACATCGGAAGAATATAAGGAATTACTGTATTTAGCTATAAATAAGATTTTTCTTGGATTTTTGTATAAGTTCATTATTGCTTATTTGATTCACCGCAATATCTTAACATACTACGATACCCATAGCGTCCATCATACCCATCCGATTGAGGCGCGCATTATCTATATGTATGCTTACAGCATGTACCTGTTCTTTGACTTTGCAGGCTACAGTAACTTTGCTATAGCAGTAAGTTACCTTATGGGTATTCGTTCACCGGAAAACTTTAATCTTCCATTTATCAGCCGGAATATTAAAGACTTCTGGAATCGCTGGCACATGACGCTTTCGTTTTGGTTCAGAGATTATATCTACATGCGTTTTGTTTTGTGGATGACGAAAAAGAGATGGATTAAGAACCGGTATACCGTTTCTAATATGGGATATACCCTTCTATTCCTAACGATGGGTTTCTGGCACGGCTTTGCTTTGCAATATATCATTTATGGTTTGTACCATGCAGCGTTAATGTGCGGGTTTGACTACTTTGATCGATTGAATAAAAAGCATAAATTCTGGCCTAAGAACCGAGTAACCCATGTTATATCGATTATTATCACGTTCCATTTTATTTGTTTTGGTTTCTATATCTTTTCAGGACAATTATTTCGCTAA
- the dltA gene encoding D-alanine--poly(phosphoribitol) ligase subunit DltA gives MKLLKTIQQISQKYPERDAFVNGEVVLSYGDLWEKSNRLASYIGSLQLEPKSPIMVYGHMDPEMLISFLASVKSGHPYIPVDISIPADRVSSIMERSQSGLMISTVEKVPESLNEGTQLILSEHLQHILGSSEQTNENEEAWVSEEDNFYIIYTSGSTGNPKGVQINVNNLESFVNWMLKDFSIQENRRFLNQAPFSFDLSVMDLYPSLCSGGTLIVATKDLIAQPKRLFEALEKGNIQVWTSTPSFAQMCLMDPSFNDQMIPAMEVFLFCGEVLSTQTARQLKERFPKAKVFNSYGPTEATVAVTALEVTDEILEAHHALPIGYIKDDCQLLVVDEEGQPVNEGEKGELIIVGPSVSKGYLGEKALTEKSFFVHNGQRAYKTGDAGYIKEGLAYYQGRLDFQVKVHGYRMELEEIEFHIQKSQYVEACVVVPFYKDDKVDYLSAFIVPASHSFEKDYQLTSAIKKELGDLIPAYMVPRKFVYCKSLPMTPNGKVDRKQLVNGVLA, from the coding sequence GTGAAACTGCTTAAGACGATACAGCAAATTTCTCAAAAATATCCTGAGAGGGATGCTTTTGTAAATGGCGAAGTAGTATTATCATATGGAGACTTATGGGAGAAGTCGAATCGATTGGCTTCATACATTGGAAGTCTGCAATTAGAACCAAAGTCGCCAATAATGGTGTACGGCCATATGGATCCTGAAATGCTAATTTCTTTTCTTGCCAGCGTTAAATCAGGTCATCCTTATATTCCGGTTGATATATCAATTCCTGCAGACAGAGTTTCAAGTATTATGGAACGCTCACAGTCGGGGTTGATGATTTCAACAGTTGAAAAAGTGCCGGAATCACTAAACGAGGGTACGCAGCTTATTCTGAGTGAACATTTGCAGCATATACTTGGCAGCAGTGAACAAACAAATGAAAATGAAGAAGCATGGGTAAGTGAAGAAGATAATTTTTATATCATTTACACTTCAGGAAGCACAGGCAATCCAAAAGGTGTTCAAATCAACGTTAACAATCTTGAGAGCTTTGTAAATTGGATGCTGAAAGACTTCTCTATTCAAGAAAATCGCCGCTTTTTAAACCAGGCGCCGTTTTCTTTTGATTTGTCTGTGATGGATCTTTATCCGTCATTGTGTTCTGGCGGAACTTTAATTGTAGCAACAAAGGATTTAATTGCCCAGCCAAAACGACTATTCGAAGCGCTGGAAAAGGGGAATATTCAGGTTTGGACATCCACTCCTTCATTTGCACAAATGTGCTTAATGGATCCATCCTTCAATGATCAAATGATCCCGGCTATGGAAGTATTTCTTTTTTGCGGAGAAGTGTTATCGACACAGACAGCCCGCCAGTTAAAAGAGCGTTTTCCAAAGGCCAAAGTCTTTAACTCCTATGGACCTACAGAAGCAACAGTAGCAGTAACCGCTCTTGAGGTAACAGATGAGATACTAGAGGCACATCATGCATTGCCGATTGGCTATATTAAAGACGATTGTCAATTACTAGTGGTGGATGAAGAAGGACAGCCTGTTAATGAGGGCGAAAAAGGAGAATTAATTATTGTTGGCCCTAGCGTAAGTAAAGGGTATTTGGGAGAAAAGGCTCTAACAGAAAAATCATTCTTTGTGCATAATGGGCAAAGAGCTTACAAAACAGGTGATGCAGGTTATATTAAAGAAGGTTTAGCTTATTATCAGGGAAGGCTAGATTTTCAGGTTAAAGTGCATGGGTATCGAATGGAGTTAGAGGAAATCGAGTTCCATATCCAAAAATCACAATATGTAGAAGCATGTGTAGTAGTACCATTTTATAAAGACGATAAAGTTGACTATTTATCTGCTTTCATTGTTCCGGCGAGTCATTCTTTTGAGAAAGATTACCAGTTGACAAGTGCAATTAAGAAGGAATTAGGAGATCTTATCCCGGCATATATGGTTCCTAGAAAATTTGTCTATTGCAAGAGCCTGCCAATGACTCCAAATGGGAAAGTGGATAGAAAGCAATTAGTTAACGGAGTATTAGCATGA
- a CDS encoding teichoic acid D-Ala incorporation-associated protein DltX yields the protein MVENNLSTTGKKKATASGFALRTIYYLAILITLALIYGLQGMNAAPFIYAEF from the coding sequence ATGGTTGAGAATAATTTGTCCACTACAGGCAAAAAGAAAGCTACTGCATCTGGATTTGCACTTCGTACGATATACTATTTAGCAATTCTGATTACGTTAGCGTTAATATACGGCTTACAGGGTATGAACGCAGCTCCATTCATTTACGCCGAGTTTTAA